Proteins found in one Arachis stenosperma cultivar V10309 chromosome 8, arast.V10309.gnm1.PFL2, whole genome shotgun sequence genomic segment:
- the LOC130946899 gene encoding heavy metal-associated isoprenylated plant protein 28, whose translation MTIIELRVHMDCPGCENKVKSSLQKLKGVDSIEIDMSLQKVTVNGWADQKKVLKTVRKTGRRAELWQVPYSTNVDDQYLVQQHHCNGPINYYASQPSSSYNYYKHGYDSSDPRYYNYPSQSSIITRQTGATFSDDNPHACSIM comes from the exons ATGACG ATCATAGAACTTAGAGTACACATGGATTGCCCTGGATGTGAGAACAAGGTGAAAAGTTCACTTCAAAAACTCAAAG GTGTGGATAGCATTGAAATAGACATGAGTTTGCAAAAGGTGACAGTGAATGGCTGGGCTGACCAAAAGAAGGTTCTAAAGACGGTTCGGAAAACCGGCCGGCGAGCCGAGCTATGGCAGGTTCCATACAGCACCAATGTTGATGACCAATATTTGGTTCAGCAACACCATTGCAATGGCCCTATCAACTACTATGCATCTCAACCTTCCTCATCTTACAATTACTACAAGCATGGCTATGATAGTAGTGATCCTCGCTATTATAATTACCCTTCTCAATCTTCTATCATTACCCGTCAAACTGGTGCTACTTTTAGTGATGACAATCCTCATGCTTGTTCTATTATGTGA
- the LOC130943281 gene encoding uncharacterized protein LOC130943281, whose protein sequence is MSIEGKHVCEDQVAAGVPRPPIRFRLHHGSRTSSTSGKYDSSFCKTAFSELVEEATQDGSCVIDKKRFLEQDLDAESPLQSLVKKLKVLDSDASNKTVPVPGISEQNVEDPDSQKKKKPSFKIVRRVVENKGVSPSFVEEKRKNSGSGSEFSKAFAELDLVEKKPDQFQITKCQSCSVDGGNKVLCEEPERKAQVDTIQGELNSYTRDLDLKKSECEAIQRRIKRHNIEFESKKEQLSSIEKLIAECAKHLKLKEEQCAMECDMVHKVVEQRDEIHRKKQRELEEYDDEICKMDVHLNLLGDLFRESDKQFVSTKKQLEERIKVLEVNENQLAKRMKGLELKERKFEGREKEFESKEKQFSCKVKQLREREEEFEGQVQELKSSRNKFECELKELQLKEKQIERQVQELKCKENQFEEHRKEFDLKEKQLIGRENEFVLKKKQYDGQVKELTAKKKEFDAELEVHESRLKNFEGKLKEHQLKEALLESQVEELKSKENKFEEQTKELELKKQMLAQQMKKFKLEKVMFEIQLKELKSKEKQLDGKVKDLESKNNHFEGRLKELEFQRKQYKAVEKSYEVKKEQDNQPSSPSDGRSLQSLANEQMNELESCDNEVLAQLRSCPDPAKLILNILKNPIVPHCKMEDEVIAIDESQIFLLQQLIQLSPHIKPHVRDEAMELALNMKASMTRNIENPNMVLGFLQILSAYGLVSSFNADEVFKHFEIISQHKQAVELFQMLGLKGKIFDLIENLIKNEKHIEAVRFICAYKLEEKYQPIHLLEAHVNKAKLICENSCNKTKFIEMKVKAMDKEIDGLGNVLRCMSENKLQHEDLLKVILNRILELERFKASSIVSDIMAFFQHCLDL, encoded by the exons ATGTCCATAGAAGGCAAGCATGTTTGTGAGGATCAAGTGGCTGCTGGGGTCCCTAGACCACCAATACGTTTCAGATTGCATCATGGTTCAAGAACATCTAGCACTAGCGGGAAGTATGATAGCTCTTTTTGCAAGACGGCTTTTTCAGAACTAGTTGAGGAAGCAACTCAAGATGGTTCCTGTGTTATTGATAAGAAGAGGTTTCTAGAACAAGATTTGGATGCTGAAAGTCCCTTGCAATCTTTGGTTAAGAAGCTGAAAGTCTTGGATTCGGATGCATCAAACAAAACAGTGCCAGTCCCTGGGATAAGTGAGCAGAATGTAGAGGATCCTGATTctcagaaaaagaagaagccaTCGTTTAAGATTGTGAGAAGGGTGGTTGAAAACAAGGGTGTTTCCCCATCTTTCGTggaagagaagaggaaaaatTCAGGCAGTGGTTCGGAATTTTCTAAAGCTTTTGCTGAACTAGATTTGGTAGAGAAAAAGCCTGATCAGTTTCAGATAACAAAATGTCAATCGTGCTCCGTAGACGGAGGTAATAAGGTGCTATGTGAAGAGCCTGAAAGAAAGGCACAAGTTGATACTATTCAAGGAGAACTGAATTCATATACCCGAGATCTTGACCTTAAAAAGAGTGAGTGTGAAGCAATCCAACGGCGCATTAAAAGGCACAACATAGAATTTGAATCAAAGAAAGAGCAGCTCAGCTCCATCGAAAAGCTGATTGCTGAATGCGCGAAGCATTTGAAGTTAAAAGAGGAACAATGTGCCATGGAATGTGACATGGTGCATAAGGTGGTCGAGCAGCGTGATGAAATTCACAGGAAAAAGCAGAGGGAACTTGAAGAATATGATGACGAAATTTGCAAAATGGATGTGCATCTCAATTTGCTAGGGGACTTGTTCAGAGAGTCTGACAAGCAATTTGTGTCAACCAAAAAGCAACTTGAAGAACGGATCAAAGTTCTTGAAGTGAACGAAAATCAACTTGCAAAACGAATGAAAGGCCTTGAGTTAAAGGAGAGGAAATTTGAAGGACGAGAAAAGGAATTTGAATCAAAAGAGAAGCAATTTAGTTGTAAAGTGAAGCAGCTTagggaaagagaggaggagttTGAAGGTCAAGTGCAAGAGCTTAAGTCAAGCAGGAACAAGTTCGAATGTGAACTGAAGGAGCTCCAATTGAAAGAGAAGCAAATTGAAAGGCAAGTGCAGGAGCTTAAGTGCAAAGAGAATCAGTTTGAAGAACACAGAAAGGAGTTTGACTTGAAGGAAAAGCAACTTATAGGACGAGAAAATGAGTTTGTATTGAAAAAGAAGCAATATGATGGTCAAGTAAAGGAGCTGACAGCGAAGAAGAAGGAATTTGATGCTGAATTAGAGGTGCATGAATCAAGACTGAAGAATTTTGAGGGTAAATTGAAGGAGCACCAATTAAAGGAGGCATTACTCGAAAGCCAAGTGGAGGAACTTAAGTCAAAAGAGAATAAGTTTGAAGAACAGACAAAGGAACTTGAGTTGAAAAAACAGATGCTTGCACAACAAATGAAAAAGTTCAAATTGGAAAAGGTGATGTTTGAAATACAACTGAAGGAACTGAAGTCAAAAGAGAAGCAGCTTGATGGCAAAGTAAAAGATCTTGAATCCAAAAACAATCATTTTGAAGGACGACTGAAGGAACTTGAGTTTCAAAGGAAGCAATACAAAGCAGTAGAAAAATCGTACGAAGTGAAAAAAGAACAGG ATAATCAGCCAAGTTCTCCCAGTGATGGAAGAAGTTTGCAGTCTCTCGCAAATGAGCAAATGAATGAACTCGAGTCGTGTGACAATGAAGTTTTAGCTCAACTCCGGTCCTGCCCAGATCCTGCAAAACTCATTTTGAATATATTGAAGAATCCTATAGTTCCGCATTGTAAGATGGAAGATGAAGTTATAGCCATTGATGAAAGCCAAATCTTCCTTCTTCAACAGCTGATTCAACTATCACCACATATCAAACCTCATGTCAGAGACGAGGCGATGGAGCTTGCCCTCAATATGAAAGCTAGCATGACAAGAAATATTGAAAATCCAAATATGGTTCTTGGTTTCCTGCAGATTTTGTCCGCTTATGGACTAGTTTCTTCTTTCAATGCAGATGAAGTTTTTAAGCATTTTGAAATCATTTCTCAGCACAAGCAAGCGGTAGAGCTCTTCCAGATGCTCGGTCTTAAGGGTAAAATCTTTG ATTTGATCGAGAATCTTATAAAGAACGAGAAGCACATTGAAGCTGTTAGATTCATCTGTGCATATAAGTTGGAAGAGAAGTATCAACCAATTCATCTCCTTGAAGCACATGTGAACAAAGCAAAGTTGATTTGTGAAAACAGCTGCAACAAAACTAAGTTCATTGAGATGAAG GTTAAGGCCATGGATAAAGAAATTGATGGTCTAGGAAATGTTCTGCGGTGCATGTCAGAGAACAAATTACAACATGAGGATTTACTCAAGGTGATTCTAAATCGCATTCTTGAGCTAGAAAGATTCAAAGCAAGTAGTATTGTTTCTGATATCATGGCTTTCTTCCAACATTGCTTGGACCTGTAG
- the LOC130945887 gene encoding uncharacterized protein LOC130945887, which yields MGFEDSDGDRVGREDAEQLQLMLLNTSMGTCSNNTYDSKKRQLEQDKFDYLHPSVKRSKLSDSDTSSMNNEDSGKSNVEDYDGGDVTPVSQVMEDPVKLVQESTNAEQDLVEKEHELVLYPIEECQMKRQVEEKRLFSFKRDIEELSDELQNKRKLVNSIQGQLNSYSLDLDVKKREYVAILRRIKRRNNDFRRKEKQLKSMQKLIIECNRHLRSKEKQCIREVEMTLKVISERNDVHKKMQREIKEHDDAILEKEAQFSLMESMIENCEKELTAEQVASNQIKRRAYGATKRCTEICNKEFEAKGEQLKSIQKLIIECEKHLRLKEKQYTTEVKMAQEVISKRDKVHKKMQKEIEEYDDQIFEKEAQISLIEDVIKECKNELMTEQTEFHQALDNMIENRERKEEELTALLNKISEHNKELMNKEEELGAMRKLIVEQAKVLHLEREKLHEIMPSKTNQDALVKEIGSMKKKHEGHIKELESKGKLFIAQLEEFESKEKYIDGREKELLLKERQYEEQVEKLNSKEKQIEGRVKELESREREFEGQVEVLESKKKHFEGKLKELLAKEVQSEGQVMELNSKEKQYEGLMEELKSKGIELEVQAKDLETKWKQFEEQLNELKLKQKEVEDKARDLESKKNHFEGIYKEFKLNKSQYEALKKSSPTRKKKKSIQEEKLQDNQSSPTIDGRTLELLVDEPTNPGNDILVHLQSSSDPAKLILDIIKDPIVSHCKNGVKVVTIDDSHVFLLEQLMRISPHIKPHVREEAMELALDLKANMTASAENSLVVLGFLMFLSIYGLAASFDE from the exons ATGGGGTTTGAGGATTCAGATGGAGATAGAGTGGGTAGGGAGGATGCTGAACAATTACAGTTAATGTTATTGAATACCAGTATGGGAACATGTAGCAACAATACCTATGATAGCAAGAAGAGACAGCTAGAACAGGATAAGTTTGATTACTTGCACCCTTCGGTTAAGAGGTCGAAACTCTCAGATTCAGATACATCATCAATGAACAATGAAGATTCTGGAAAAAGTAATGTTGAGGACTATGATGGCGGTGATGTTACTCCTGTTTCCCAGGTAATGGAGGATCCGGTCAAGTTAGTTCAGGAGTCTACCAATGCTGAACAGGATTTGGTAGAGAAGGAACATGAATTGGTTCTATATCCTATTGAAGAATGCCAAATGAAGAGACAAGTTGAAGAGAAGAGATtgttctccttcaagagagatattgaggagctatCGGACGAGCTTCAAAATAAGAGGAAACTAGTTAATTCTATTCAAGGACAACTTAATTCATATTCCTTGGATCTTGACGTGAAGAAGAGAGAATATGTAGCAATCCTAAGACGCATTAAAAGGCGCAATAACGACtttagaagaaaagaaaagcagCTCAAGTCCATGCAGAAGCTGATTATTGAATGTAATAGGCATTTGAGGTCAAAGGAGAAACAATGTATCAGGGAAGTTGAAATGACATTGAAAGTGATCAGTGAGCGGAATGATGTTCACAAGAAAATGCAGAGGGAAATTAAAGAACACGATGATGCAATACTTGAAAAGGAAGCACAGTTTAGTTTGATGGAGAGCATGATTGAGAACTGTGAGAAGGAGCTCACGGCAGAACAGGTAGCATCGAATCAAATTAAAAGGAGAGCATATGGAGCCACCAAAAGATGCACTGAAATATGCAACAAAGAGTTTGAAGCAAAGGGAGAGCAGCTCAAGTCCATCCAGAAGCTGATCATCGAATGCGAGAAGCATTTGAGATTAAAGGAGAAACAATATACTACAGAAGTTAAAATGGCACAGGAGGTGATCAGTAAACGCGATAAAGTTCACAAAAAAATGCAGAAGGAAATTGAAGAATACGAtgatcaaatttttgaaaaggaagcaCAAATAAGTTTGATAGAGGACGTGATTAAAGAGTGCAAAAATGAGCTCATGACTGAACAGACAGAATTTCATCAAGCACTGGACAACATGATTGAAAACCGTGAAAGGAAGGAAGAGGAACTCACGGCtcttttgaataaaatttcTGAGCATAATAAGGAACTTATGAACAAAGAGGAAGAGCTTGGTGCAATGCGGAAATTAATTGTTGAACAAGCTAAGGTACTGCACTTAGAAAGGGAGAAGTTGCATGAGATAATGCCTTCAAAAACAAATCAGGATGCTCTGGTAAAGGAGATTGGGTCAATGAAGAAGAAACATGAAGGACATATCAAGGAGCTTGAGTCTAAAGGAAAGCTATTTATAGCACAATTGGAGGAGTTTGAGTCGAAGGAGAAGTACATTGATGGACGAGAAAAGGAGCTTCTATTAAAAGAGAGGCAATATGAAGAACAAGTAGAGAAACTCAATTCAAAAGAGAAGCAAATTGAAGGGCGAGTAAAGGAGCTTGAATCAAGGGAGAGAGAGTTTGAAGGTCAAGTGGAGGTGCTTGAATCAAAGAAGAAGCATTTTGAAGGTAAATTGAAGGAACTTCTTGCGAAAGAGGTGCAATCTGAAGGCCAAGTAATGGAGCTCAATTCAAAAGAGAAGCAATATGAAGGCCTGATGGAGGAGCTCAAGTCAAAAGGGATTGAACTTGAGGTACAAGCAAAAGATCTCGAGACAAAATGGAAGCAGTTTGAAGAGCAACTGAATGAGCTCAAGTTGAAGCAGAAAGAGGTCGAAGATAAAGCAAGAGATCTTGAGTCAAAGAAGAATCATTTTGAAGGAATCTATAAGGAATTTAAGTTGAACAAATCACAATATGAAGCATTAAAAAAATCATCTCCCactagaaagaagaaaaaatcaaTCCAAGAAGAAAAACTACAGG ATAATCAATCAAGTCCTACTATTGATGGAAGAACTTTGGAGCTTTTGGTAGATGAGCCAACAAATCCTGGCAATGACATTTTAGTTCATCTTCAGTCCTCATCAGATCCAGCAAAACTCATTTTAGATATAATTAAGGATCCAATAGTTTCCCATTGTAAAAATGGAGTCAAAGTTGTTACTATTGATGATAGCCATGTTTTTCTGCTTGAACAGCTGATGAGAATCTCACCACATATTAAACCTCATGTTAGAGAAGAGGCAATGGAGCTTGCACTTGATCTGAAAGCTAACATGACAGCAAGTGCTGAAAATTCTTTGGTGGTTCTGGGTTTCCTGATGTTTTTGTCAATTTATGGATTAGCCGCTTCTTTTGATGAA